The Hevea brasiliensis isolate MT/VB/25A 57/8 chromosome 1, ASM3005281v1, whole genome shotgun sequence genome has a window encoding:
- the LOC131179929 gene encoding protein OXIDATIVE STRESS 3-like: MEKPVETMTFDLDSLRNNLPKKRGLSRYYSGKSRSFTCIADVQCLEDLKKKEHPDAKKRKKYSEGREMQAPPYPCRRISSTTQCATLYVGV, encoded by the exons ATGGAGAAACCAGTTGAAACGATGACCTTCGACTTGGATTCACTGCGAAACAATCTTCCAAAGAA GAGAGGGTTGTCAAGGTACTACTCAGGCAAATCAAGATCATTTACATGCATTGCAGATGTTCAGTGTCTTGAAGATTTAAAGAAAAAAGAACACCCAGAtgccaagaaaaggaagaaatatTCAGAGGGGAGGGAAATGCAAGCTCCTCCATATCCATGTCGAAGGATATCTAGCACCACCCAATGTGCCACGCTTTATGTTGGTGTGTAG
- the LOC110657466 gene encoding probable receptor-like protein kinase At4g39110 codes for MEIEKKHLFNLFLSSSLSSSSMAILLALLYAFFVAASAETTTFAPADQILISCGSKSLPAIPDGRVFKTDHEAESYLQTEENILVSVPSADVPSPIYLSARIFVQEATYTFTMKTPGWHWVRLHFFPLKNTRFDLQTATFSVTADKYVLLHNFNVNNETRPFLREYLINVTDPKFSLHFQPIKNSAAFINAIEVVSAPDVLLPDEGTGLFPISSFSGLTSYAYQVVYRLNVGGPLITSANDTLGRTWENDNKYLKDIALAKNVSIPTSSIKYGTGISPLIAPATVYSSAQEMADAKTSQANFNITWQFEVDTTFNYLVRLHFCDIVSKSLNDLYFNVYVNGKMAISGLDLSSLTSELAAPYFKDIVVNSTLMTNGLNVQVGPMGEATGTINAILNGLEVMKMSSSVDSLDGEFGVDGRVAFASRSTVAAVGFAMMFGAFVGLGAMVIKWHKRPQDWQKRNSFSSWLLPIHAGDNSFMNSKTSMGSHKSSLGLGRYFSFSELQEATKNFDQTAIIGVGGFGNVYLGVIDEGTQVAVKRGNPQSEQGITEFQTEIQMLSKLRHRHLVSLIGYCDENDEMILVYEYMSNGPFRDHLYGKNLPPLSWKQRLEISIGAARGLHYLHTGTAQGIIHRDVKTTNILLDDAFVAKVADFGLSKDAPMGQGHVSTAVKGSFGYLDPEYFRRQQLTDKSDVYSFGVVLLEVLCARPAINPQLPREQVNLAEWAMQWKRKGLLEKIIDPLLVGTINPESMKKFAEAAEKCLAEHGVDRPSMGDVLWNLEYALQLQEAFSQGKGEDETKSSTGVAASPVVVTPSPVTPTTDDRPVSVPDENNSPAEVRAINEHSGTAMFAQFSGLNGR; via the coding sequence ATGGAGATAGAAAAGAAACACTTATTCAATCTTTTTCTATCTTCCTCATTGTCGTCATCTTCGATGGCTATCCTCCTGGCTCTCCTCTATGCCTTCTTCGTTGCTGCCTCTGCAGAAACCACCACCTTTGCTCCTGCTGATCAGATTCTTATCAGTTGTGGCTCTAAGAGCCTGCCAGCCATTCCTGATGGAAGGGTCTTTAAGACTGACCATGAAGCTGAAAGTTACTTACAGACTGAAGAGAATATCTTAGTTTCTGTCCCTTCTGCAGATGTTCCTTCCCCTATATATCTATCTGCCAGGATTTTTGTTCAGGAAGCCACTTATACCTTTACAATGAAAACTCCAGGATGGCATTGGGTACGCCTCCATTTCTTCCCGCTCAAGAACACACGGTTTGATCTCCAGACAGCTACGTTTTCAGTCACTGCCGATAAGTATGTTCTCCTCCACAACTTCAACGTCAACAATGAAACTAGACCTTTCCTCAGGGAGTACCTTATTAATGTGACTGATCCAAAGTTTTCCCTTCACTTTCAACCTATAAAGAATTCTGCTGCTTTCATCAATGCCATTGAGGTTGTTTCTGCCCCCGATGTTTTGCTCCCTGATGAAGGCACTGGCCTCTTCCCCATTTCGAGCTTTTCAGGCTTGACCAGTTATGCATACCAGGTTGTGTACAGGCTTAATGTTGGAGGACCTTTGATTACCTCAGCAAATGATACCCTTGGGAGGACTTGGGAAAATGACAATAAGTACCTTAAAGACATAGCCTTGGCTAAGAACGTATCCATCCCTACTTCCTCCATCAAGTATGGAACAGGTATCTCGCCTCTGATTGCACCTGCAACAGTTTATTCATCTGCTCAGGAGATGGCTGATGCAAAAACATCGCAGGCAAATTTCAATATAACATGGCAATTTGAGGTTGATACAACGTTTAATTACCTGGTTCGGCTACATTTTTGTGACATTGTGAGTAAATCACTTAATGATCTTTACTTCAATGTGTATGTTAATGGAAAAATGGCAATTTCTGGTTTGGATTTGTCATCCCTCACGAGCGAATTGGCAGCTCCCTATTTTAAAGACATTGTGGTGAATTCAACGTTGATGACTAATGGACTGAATGTTCAAGTAGGTCCAATGGGTGAGGCTACAGGTACCATAAATGCTATTCTAAATGGATTGGAGGTCATGAAAATGAGCAGCTCAGTTGATAGTTTGGATGGAGAGTTTGGGGTTGATGGCAGGGTGGCTTTTGCCAGTCGTAGCACGGTTGCAGCTGTAGGTTTTGCTATGATGTTTGGTGCATTTGTTGGTCTTGGTGCTATGGTGATCAAATGGCATAAGAGACCCCAAGACTGGCAAAAGAGGAATAGCTTCTCTTCTTGGTTGCTTCCTATCCATGCTGGTGATAATAGTTTCATGAATAGCAAAACCTCAATGGGCTCTCATAAATCTTCTCTTGGTCTAGGTCGTTATTTCTCCTTCTCAGAGTTGCAGGAGGCCACCAAGAACTTTGATCAAACTGCAATAATTGGAGTTGGTGGGTTTGGCAATGTCTATCTTGGTGTGATTGATGAAGGTACACAAGTTGCCGTCAAGAGAGGTAATCCACAATCTGAACAAGGAATTACAGAGTTCCAGACAGAAATTCAGATGCTATCTAAGCTCAGACATAGGCATTTGGTGTCATTAATTGGGTATTGTGATGAGAACGATGAAATGATCCTAGTTTATGAGTACATGTCTAATGGGCCTTTCAGGGATCATCTATATGGTAAGAATTTACCTCCATTGTCATGGAAGCAGAGATTAGAGATCTCTATTGGAGCTGCCCGTGGACTTCATTACCTGCATACTGGCACTGCACAAGGTATCATTCACCGGGATGTAAAGACCACAAATATTTTGCTTGATGATGCCTTTGTTGCCAAAGTTGCAGACTTTGGACTTTCTAAAGATGCACCTATGGGTCAAGGCCATGTAAGCACTGCAGTGAAGGGAAGCTTTGGGTACTTAGATCCTGAGTACTTCAGGAGACAACAACTAACAGATAAATCAGATGTGTACTCATTTGGGGTGGTGCTGCTCGAGGTGTTATGCGCAAGGCCTGCCATTAATCCACAACTCCCTAGAGAACAAGTTAACTTGGCTGAGTGGGCTATGCAATGGAAGAGAAAAGGATTGCTTGAAAAGATCATTGACCCTCTACTTGTAGGCACAATCAATCCTGAATCAATGAAGAAATTTGCTGAGGCTGCAGAGAAGTGCCTGGCTGAACATGGAGTTGACAGGCCTTCAATGGGAGATGTTCTCTGGAACTTGGAGTATGCCTTACAACTTCAGGAAGCCTTCTCACAAGGGAAAGGTGAGGATGAAACTAAATCATCCACAGGTGTAGCAGCCTCCCCTGTTGTAGTAACTCCAAGTCCTGTTACTCCCACTACTGATGATCGTCCTGTTTCTGTACCTGATGAAAACAATAGCCCTGCTGAAGTTAGGGCCATTAATGAACATTCAGGAACTGCAATGTTTGCCCAATTTTCAGGGTTGAATGGTAGATAA
- the LOC110657808 gene encoding bifunctional phosphatase IMPL2, chloroplastic: MLSQSQSQSYFLSQSPKFFPSHSLHFSANTATATTLSFPALKLHSPLSLQIHPKFASTMTSNSKFSDHSDTLQSLLSDADLDRFAHVANKLADASGEVIRKYFRKKFEILDKEDSSPVTIADKAAEESMVSIILENFPSHAIYGEENGWRCKEKFSDYVWVLDPIDGTKSFITGKPLFGTLIALLHRGKPIVGIIDQPILRERWIGISGRRTTLNGEELSTRTCAKLSQAYLYTTSPHLFSGDAEEAFARVRSKVKVPLYGCDCYAYALLASGYVDLVIESGLKPYDFLSLVPVIEGAGGIITDWKGHHLHWDASPDSRATSFNVVAAGDKQIHQQALDSLQWH, translated from the exons ATGCTTtctcaatctcaatctcaatcctATTTCCTCTCTCAATCCCCGAAATTCTTTCCCTCCCACTCCCTCCACTTCTCTGCAAACACCGCCACCGCCACTACACTCTCTTTTCCAGCCCTCAAACTTCACTCTCCTCTCTCTCTTCAAATCCACCCTAAGTTCGCTTCTACAATGACCTcaaattcaaaattttctgatCACTCCGATACTCTTCAGTCACTACTCTCCGACGCCGACCTCGACCGCTTCGCTCATGTCGCCAACAAGCTTGCTGATGCCTCTGGTGAAGTCATTCGCAAGTACTTCCGAAAGAAATTTGAAATTCTTGATAAGGAGGATTCGA GTCCTGTAACAATTGCGGATAAAGCAGCAGAGGAATCTATGGTCTCAATTATATTGGAGAATTTTCCATCTCATGCAAT TTATGGTGAGGAGAATGGTTGGAGGTGTAAAGAGAAGTTCTCTGACTATGTTTGGGTTTTAGATCCAATAGATGGGACAAAGAGTTTTATTACTG GTAAGCCCTTGTTTGGTACACTCATTGCTCTGCTACATAGGGGCAAACCA ATTGTTGGCATAATTGATCAACCTATACTGAGGGAAAGATGGATTgggataagtggaaggaggacAACACTGAATGGGGAGGAATTGTCTACACGGACTTGTGCAAAACTGTCACAGGCATATTT GTACACCACCAGCCCACATCTATTCAGTGGGGATGCTGAAGAGGCATTTGCTCGTGTCAGAAGTAAG GTGAAAGTGCCATTATATGGCTGTGACTGTTATGCCTATGCCCTTTTGGCTTCGGGATATGTGGATCTTGTCATTGAGTCTGGTCTCAAG CCATACGATTTCCTTTCCCTTGTACCCGTGATAGAGGGTGCTGGAGGTATCATAACTGATTGGAAAGGACATCATCTTCATTGGGATGCTTCTCCAGATTCTCGTGCAACAA GTTTCAACGTGGTGGCAGCTGGGGACAAACAGATTCACCAACAAGCACTAGATTCATTACAATGGCATTGA